Genomic segment of Candidatus Cloacimonadota bacterium:
CACGACAGTCGGCATTTTATCGATGAGATCAAGTTTGAGCAGATCCTCAAATCCTTTATAAACTCCGCTGATAATGCAGCCGTCGCCCACCGGCACAAAAATCCGATCCGGAATCTCTCTTTTCATCTGCTGGAAAATCTCAAATGAAACAATTTTCTTTCCTTCTATCGTGAAGGGATTGTAGGCAGTGTTTCTATTATACCAGCCAAATTTCTTTGTAGCTTCGATGCTGAGTTCAAAAGCATCATCATAAGTTCCATCCACAGGAATGATGCGAGCTCCGTACATGCAGATTTGAGTAAGTTTTGCTTTGGGAGCAGAAGCCGGAACAAAGATTACTGCTCTCAAATTTTGAGCCGCACAAATTCCAGCCAGAGAAGATCCGGCATTACCTGTGGAAGCTGCTACGATCGTATCGAATCCTTGTTCTTTTGCGACTGCACAAA
This window contains:
- a CDS encoding pyridoxal-phosphate dependent enzyme, translated to CAVAKEQGFDTIVAASTGNAGSSLAGICAAQNLRAVIFVPASAPKAKLTQICMYGARIIPVDGTYDDAFELSIEATKKFGWYNRNTAYNPFTIEGKKIVSFEIFQQMKREIPDRIFVPVGDGCIISGVYKGFEDLLKLDLIDKMPTVVAVQSAKSDNIVRNLNADKFISKPSRTIADSIAVDLPRNYWMTKKYIDKYNGEAIAVSDEEILSASKILSENTGIFAEPAAAAAFGGLIKYSDLNKIADKSKNVVLLTGSGLKDLDSVQSLIKIPRPIKSLSELKL